The genomic stretch TGGATTTTTGTTATGTGTATTGTGTGTCCAGATCTGCAATCAACTTCTACCACTATAATTTACCTAGTCAATATAGGCTAGCACTGTTTAGTAACATTCTGGGAAAGTATGAGGCACAGAAGTTCCCGGTTAATGCTTATGCCTCTAGAACTGTTGTGATACTATGTTATGGCAGAAGATCAAAGCTGGAAGTACATATAATCTCCCTGAAACTTTCTGGGTTCTCGTTGGAACCTTCTCAATTCTTGTGAATTCTCTAGTATAATGGACACATTACTCTCTTTGGGCAGAGCTATGAATCCCTTACTGAATTCTCTTTCTtaaaaaccatgtttttaaatTGACTTTCTCCTCCCACTCAAAGATAGCTCTTGCATTGGATAAGTTTCTGGAATGCTTTCTTGAAATCTTCATTAAAGATTGTATAAATCAATGGGTTAACCAGAGAGTTGATATATCCCAACCATGTCAGAAAATTAGACATTTCTTCTGAAATCTGACACCTTTCACAGGTATTAACAACCACCTCCTTCACAAAGAAAGGCAGCCAGCAGATCACAAAGGCCCCCAAAATCAAACCAAGGGTAGTGGCTGCCTTGCGCTCTCTTGTGGTAGAAATCCGTTGTCTCCGCCACCCTTTTTCATTTTTGGATTCAGAATCAGGACTTCGCAACGAGAGGTGGATCCTGTCCAAATCTCCTGAAGGGTTAGATTTTTTGTCTTTAGTGCATGATGCTGAAGATGTTAGTCGGTAACTTTTTTCACCTCCCTCCAAGAGACCCTGTCCATTTACCTCCTCTTTCAGAACCCGGCTCACGCTCCTTCTGTGAAATGTCTTTGCTGCCTTATATATTTTGTAGTAAAGGATCAAAATTAATGCCAGTGGGATGTAGAAGGCTCCAAATGTGGAGTAAATGGTGAAAGCAATGTGGTCGTGCTTAATTATGCATTCGTCATCCCTGCTGGCTGCCTGGTGCCGCCAAAACAATGGTGGCATTGAGATGAAAATGGAAATGATCCACACAATGGCAATCATAATCCCTGCATGTTTGGGTGTTCGCTTCCTGGCATACTCCACAGCATCTGTGATTGCTCGGTAGCGATCCAAGGCAATTGCTGAAAGATGTAAGATGGAACAGGTACAGCAGGTGATGTCAACACTAAGCCAAATATCACACATCACCTGACCCATGATCCAGGTCTCTTTGACAATATAGACAATGCTGAAGGGCATAACAAGGATGGCAACCAGGAAATCAGTGACTGCTAAGGAACAAATTAAATAGTTGGCAGGGTGGTGAAGCTTCCGTGTCACAATGATGGCTGTCATGACCAGAGAGTTGATGACAGTTGTCATTACTGCCAGCACAGAAAGGGTGAGAGAAACCAGAAtcttggaagttacttttttaagtAGTTCTTCTGATGTATCATTTTGCTCCAGCGTATAATTTTGTTCTGTAAAATTTAGGAAATCCATTATTCCCTTTGAGGTGGTTTTTATCTAATGAAGACACCTGCAGGAGAGTAAACACAGTTTAGAAAACACAAACAGAACAAAGCCACCATGTATTTTCCTAGGAAATTCAAATCTTATCTTTCTTCTCAATATTTCCCTGTTATATTTCCATACCAcacacttttaattttttattgattttcaaaaagaacaagagaaacacaaacatacacaagaAATGAATCAAACATACACAAATAgtaaacagtattaaaacaaacaaacatatcaaTTCAAAACATCCCCATAATCCCAAACATACAACTAACAATCACATTCTTCTCATTTCCAATTGTTCCAAAAATCCTTCTTATTTTCTTCAT from Sceloporus undulatus isolate JIND9_A2432 ecotype Alabama chromosome 3, SceUnd_v1.1, whole genome shotgun sequence encodes the following:
- the HTR1F gene encoding 5-hydroxytryptamine receptor 1F; translation: MDFLNFTEQNYTLEQNDTSEELLKKVTSKILVSLTLSVLAVMTTVINSLVMTAIIVTRKLHHPANYLICSLAVTDFLVAILVMPFSIVYIVKETWIMGQVMCDIWLSVDITCCTCSILHLSAIALDRYRAITDAVEYARKRTPKHAGIMIAIVWIISIFISMPPLFWRHQAASRDDECIIKHDHIAFTIYSTFGAFYIPLALILILYYKIYKAAKTFHRRSVSRVLKEEVNGQGLLEGGEKSYRLTSSASCTKDKKSNPSGDLDRIHLSLRSPDSESKNEKGWRRQRISTTRERKAATTLGLILGAFVICWLPFFVKEVVVNTCERCQISEEMSNFLTWLGYINSLVNPLIYTIFNEDFKKAFQKLIQCKSYL